One segment of Paraburkholderia bonniea DNA contains the following:
- a CDS encoding replicative DNA helicase — MNAPPKDPQLESLKVPPHSIEAEQSVLGGLLLDNGAWDRIADFLSQSDFYRYDHRLIFQHIGKLIAATRPADVVTVYEALGTSGKADEVGGLAYLNALAQNTPSAANIRRYAEIVRDRAVLRRLVTVADEISADAFNPQGKEVRQLLDEAESKVFSIAEDGARGTQGFLEIGPLLTQVVERIDTLYHTANPTDVTGTPTGFIDLDRMTSGMHGGELIIVAGRPSMGKTAFSMNVGEYVAVEYGLPVAVFSMEMPGTQLTMRMLGSVGRLDQHRMRTGRLTDEDWPKLTHAVQKMSEAQIFIDETGGLNPMELRSRARRLSRQCGKLGLIIIDYLQLMSGSSTGENRATEISEISRSLKSLAKELDVPVIALSQLNRGLEQRPNKRPVMSDLRESGAIEQDADVILFIYRDEVYNPDSPDKGTAEIIIGKQRNGPIGPIRLTFHGQYTKFDNFAGSQSFRSD; from the coding sequence ATGAACGCCCCGCCGAAAGATCCCCAACTCGAATCGCTGAAGGTCCCGCCGCATTCGATCGAAGCCGAGCAATCGGTCTTGGGTGGCTTGCTGCTCGATAACGGTGCCTGGGACCGCATTGCCGATTTTTTGTCGCAAAGCGATTTTTACCGCTATGACCACCGGTTAATTTTCCAGCACATCGGCAAGCTGATCGCGGCCACTCGCCCAGCCGACGTCGTCACGGTTTACGAGGCGCTGGGCACCTCAGGTAAAGCAGATGAAGTAGGTGGTCTGGCGTATCTGAACGCCCTGGCGCAAAACACGCCAAGTGCCGCCAATATCCGTCGCTATGCTGAAATCGTGCGTGACCGCGCTGTGTTGCGCCGCCTCGTCACGGTGGCTGACGAGATTTCTGCCGATGCATTTAATCCACAGGGCAAAGAAGTTCGCCAGCTTCTGGATGAGGCTGAATCGAAGGTGTTTTCGATTGCTGAGGATGGCGCGCGCGGCACTCAGGGCTTTCTTGAGATCGGTCCGCTGCTGACCCAGGTGGTTGAGCGGATCGACACGCTTTATCACACGGCTAATCCAACCGATGTAACGGGCACGCCAACTGGTTTTATCGACCTCGACCGGATGACGTCCGGCATGCATGGTGGCGAACTGATCATCGTTGCCGGGCGGCCGTCGATGGGTAAAACGGCGTTTTCGATGAATGTGGGCGAGTACGTTGCAGTCGAATATGGCTTGCCGGTTGCCGTGTTCTCGATGGAAATGCCAGGAACCCAACTGACCATGCGGATGCTGGGTTCGGTCGGACGGCTCGATCAGCACCGGATGCGAACGGGGCGCTTGACCGACGAAGACTGGCCGAAGCTGACGCACGCAGTGCAGAAAATGAGTGAGGCGCAGATTTTCATTGATGAAACAGGCGGCCTGAATCCGATGGAATTGCGCTCGCGAGCACGGCGTCTGTCGCGTCAATGCGGCAAGCTCGGGCTGATCATCATCGACTATCTGCAACTGATGAGCGGCTCATCCACGGGCGAAAATCGGGCCACTGAAATTTCGGAAATCTCGCGCTCGTTAAAGAGTCTGGCCAAGGAGCTCGACGTGCCAGTCATTGCGCTGTCGCAGCTTAACCGTGGGCTGGAGCAACGCCCGAACAAGCGGCCGGTGATGTCGGATTTGCGTGAATCAGGCGCTATTGAGCAGGATGCTGACGTGATCCTGTTCATCTATCGTGACGAAGTCTACAATCCGGACAGCCCGGATAAGGGCACTGCCGAAATTATTATCGGCAAGCAGCGGAATGGCCCAATTGGCCCGATTCGCCTGACATTTCATGGGCAATACACCAAGTTTGATAATTTTGCGGGCTCACAAAGTTTTCGTAGTGACTAG
- a CDS encoding inorganic phosphate transporter, which yields MHSIQIAVWVVATLVAVALIFDFMNGFHDAANSIATVVSTGVLKPQQAVAFAAAFNVIAYFVFHLKVAQTVGKGTIDPDIVDHYVIFGALVGAIGWNIVTWYYGIPSSSSHALIGGLVGAALAKSGWGSLNMDGLLKTVAFIFISPLLGFVLGSCFMLAVSWIYFRTPPSKVDRRFRHMQLVSAGLYSLGHGGNDAQKTIGIIWMLLIAAGYASATADAPPVWVIAGCYLSMGLGTLFGGWRIVRTMGQKITKLKPVGGFCAESGGAITLFIASWLGIPVSTTHTITGAIVGVGATRKLSAVRWGVAGNIVWAWILTIPASAVLSAAGWWVGRHLF from the coding sequence ATGCATTCGATACAAATAGCTGTGTGGGTGGTTGCCACTCTTGTTGCCGTCGCGCTGATCTTCGACTTCATGAATGGTTTTCATGACGCGGCGAACTCCATTGCCACGGTCGTTTCGACGGGCGTGCTCAAGCCGCAGCAAGCGGTTGCGTTCGCAGCTGCGTTCAACGTCATCGCTTATTTTGTGTTCCATCTGAAGGTGGCGCAAACGGTCGGCAAAGGCACGATCGACCCCGATATCGTCGATCACTACGTGATTTTCGGTGCGCTGGTTGGTGCAATTGGCTGGAATATCGTCACCTGGTATTACGGTATTCCATCGAGTTCATCGCATGCGCTGATCGGCGGCCTGGTGGGTGCTGCGCTTGCCAAATCGGGGTGGGGCTCGCTGAATATGGATGGCCTGCTCAAAACCGTTGCCTTTATTTTTATCTCGCCGCTACTCGGCTTTGTGCTGGGCTCGTGTTTCATGCTCGCGGTTTCGTGGATTTACTTTCGCACGCCACCTAGTAAGGTGGACCGGCGTTTCCGGCATATGCAACTGGTATCGGCTGGGCTTTACAGTCTTGGACACGGCGGCAACGATGCGCAGAAAACCATCGGCATTATCTGGATGCTGCTGATTGCCGCCGGATATGCGTCAGCGACGGCTGACGCTCCTCCGGTCTGGGTGATCGCTGGGTGCTATCTGTCAATGGGGCTGGGGACGTTGTTCGGCGGCTGGCGCATCGTGCGCACGATGGGGCAGAAAATCACCAAGCTCAAACCGGTAGGCGGGTTTTGTGCTGAATCGGGTGGTGCGATTACGTTGTTTATTGCCTCGTGGCTGGGTATCCCGGTTTCAACGACTCACACCATTACGGGTGCCATCGTTGGCGTGGGCGCGACGCGCAAACTAAGCGCTGTGCGCTGGGGCGTGGCGGGCAATATCGTTTGGGCCTGGATCTTGACGATTCCTGCTTCTGCAGTGCTTTCGGCCGCAGGCTGGTGGGTCGGGCGTCATTTGTTTTAA
- the rpsR gene encoding 30S ribosomal protein S18, which produces MPRPTGKKFDKRRQQQNPLFKRKKFCRFTAAGVDQIDYKDIETLKDFIGENGKITPARLTGTKSHYQRQLDTAIKRARFLALVPYTDQHKA; this is translated from the coding sequence ATGCCCCGCCCGACAGGTAAGAAATTCGACAAGCGTCGTCAGCAACAAAACCCACTGTTCAAGCGCAAGAAATTTTGCCGCTTCACAGCTGCTGGTGTCGACCAGATCGACTACAAAGACATCGAAACACTAAAAGACTTCATTGGCGAAAACGGCAAGATCACGCCAGCACGTCTGACGGGTACGAAGTCGCACTATCAACGCCAGCTGGATACGGCTATCAAGCGCGCACGTTTTCTCGCGCTGGTGCCGTACACCGACCAGCACAAGGCCTAA
- a CDS encoding DUF47 domain-containing protein, giving the protein MFGRFMPTEGKFFEIFNAHAKCIVSASHELELLIDNLADAEVHKQNVQAAEKAADKLTHETIDLLHKTFITPLDRDEIHKLITTMDDILDLMEDVATAISLYDVQAVTSEASQLAHICTETAEHVQAAVGMLSDMKQASQILKACEEIDRLESEADRVLRSAISKLFREEDNVKTLIKLKAIYELLESITDKCEDVANIIEGIVLENA; this is encoded by the coding sequence ATGTTCGGTCGATTCATGCCCACCGAGGGCAAGTTCTTTGAAATATTCAACGCGCATGCTAAATGCATTGTTTCAGCCAGTCATGAGCTTGAACTGCTGATCGACAATCTGGCGGATGCGGAAGTCCATAAACAAAACGTGCAGGCAGCGGAAAAAGCTGCAGACAAGCTCACGCACGAAACGATCGACTTGCTGCACAAGACCTTCATTACGCCGCTCGACCGGGATGAAATCCACAAGTTGATTACGACGATGGATGACATCCTTGACTTGATGGAGGATGTCGCTACAGCCATTTCGTTGTATGACGTTCAGGCGGTGACCTCAGAAGCGAGTCAGCTTGCGCATATCTGCACCGAAACCGCAGAGCATGTCCAGGCGGCAGTCGGAATGTTGTCCGACATGAAGCAGGCCAGCCAGATCCTGAAGGCCTGCGAAGAAATCGACCGGCTCGAATCAGAAGCAGACCGGGTGCTGCGCTCAGCGATCTCCAAACTGTTCCGCGAAGAAGACAACGTTAAAACGTTGATCAAGCTCAAGGCCATTTATGAGCTGCTGGAGTCGATCACTGACAAATGCGAGGATGTAGCGAACATCATCGAAGGCATTGTGCTGGAAAACGCTTAA
- the rplI gene encoding 50S ribosomal protein L9 yields MQIILLEKVVNLGNLGDIVKVKDGYARNFLIPNKFARRATKDAIAEFEVRRAELEKIAAEKLKAAQAQGEKLGGLTLQIGQKAGVDGRLFGSVTNADIAAALATQGFTVEKAQVRLADGPLKMVGDHPVQVSLHTDVLVDVVVSVLGEHV; encoded by the coding sequence ATGCAAATCATTCTTCTGGAAAAAGTCGTTAACCTGGGCAATCTTGGCGACATCGTAAAAGTGAAGGACGGTTACGCACGTAACTTCCTGATCCCCAACAAGTTTGCACGCCGCGCCACGAAAGACGCGATCGCTGAATTCGAAGTGCGTCGCGCTGAACTCGAAAAAATCGCAGCTGAAAAGCTGAAAGCAGCTCAGGCTCAAGGCGAAAAGCTGGGTGGCCTGACGCTTCAGATTGGTCAGAAAGCCGGTGTTGATGGCCGTTTGTTCGGTTCGGTCACCAACGCTGACATCGCAGCTGCACTGGCCACTCAAGGCTTCACGGTCGAAAAGGCGCAAGTGCGTCTGGCCGATGGCCCGCTGAAGATGGTTGGCGATCATCCTGTGCAGGTTTCGTTGCACACGGACGTGCTGGTTGATGTGGTCGTTTCAGTATTGGGCGAACACGTTTAA